One segment of Synchiropus splendidus isolate RoL2022-P1 chromosome 4, RoL_Sspl_1.0, whole genome shotgun sequence DNA contains the following:
- the recql4 gene encoding ATP-dependent DNA helicase Q4 isoform X3, translating to MPQENLLGEIEEEYGSKRGFRVQTSRASMKGAEGNYVKINLKKKSHVKGYALRGSFLRKQLYAQKFQLKGERFGGGGGFFGRGRRGGFRGGHSRQSDTCYKCGGTGHWAMDCKGRVPPPTASEDKPVEEEQFELPTLEEVARATGTLKPQPIGSSVTATEEQQEQVASQSKDEVLLNVIRPDYERPPVPPRMEPLYPADDDGKVQATPDAVFAALKDLGYQSFRPGQEEAIMRILSGLSTLVVLSTGMGKSLCYQLPAYLYAQRSRCITLVISPLVSLMDDQLSGLPAKMKAACIHSNMTMKQREAAVEKVKSGEVYVLLLSPEALVGGGSSGSGCLPSAQELPPVAFACIDEAHCVSEWSHNFRPCYLRLCKVLRERLGVHCLLGLTATATLSTALDIAQHLEITDQDGIAVRSAAVPPNLNLSVSMDREKDQALVSLLKGDRFGCLNSIIVYCTRREETTRVAALLRTCLQGVLLKENPEVSQTQNKAGDRKKLLARKKIRKPLKWQAESYHAGLSGSERRRVQNNFMCGELRIVVATVAFGMGLDKSDVRGIVHYNMPKSFESYVQEIGRAGRDGEPAHCHLFLDPEASDLHELRRHIYSDTVDYFTVKRLVQKVFPSCKCRQIHQRQQELTKDIEDSEMLEMMDLCEVERTSDACYLQDTEENLKGADRRTGQENNSEEGETEEDVRPAEIDGAEKQAEVPVMTGGDQQGEPVKEAYRWPEERVCHTHERAVPIQETIEALDITEEGIETLLCYLELHPQRFVELLHSTLSVCKVSCYNGPRQLQKITKICPPVAVVLARRRMSGERVETCDQLEFDVVEVADTMGWQLPLVKRGLRQLQWSTDQTGGRSGIMVEFSSPSFYFRSFGDLSDEEMDRVCQFLHNRVQEQEKTQLYQLTACFKAFKSVAFRSVMPCVDALDEGRSVQLKSLLAEYFDKRRDREHTLQPLDVDELDKFKFIDWENQIRADIRSFLSTRSDEKFSGRAIARIFHGIGSPCFPAQVYGRDRRFWRKYIQFDFNQLIRLATQEIIRFK from the exons ATGCCTCAGGAGAACCTCTTGGGTGAAATAGAGGAGGAGTATGGATCCAAGAGAGGTTTTCGTGTGCAGACCTCTCGAGCCAG TATGAAAGGTGCCGAGGGAAactatgtaaaaataaatctgaagaaGAAATCCCACGTTAAAGGATACGCACTGAGAGGCAGCTTTCTGCGTAAACAG TTGTATGCACAGAAGTTCCAGCTGAAAGGAGAGCGGTTTGGTGGTGGCGGGGGATTCTTTGGccgagggaggagaggaggcttCAGAGGGGGGCATAGCCGTCAGAGCGACACCTGCTACAAGTGTGGCGGCACAGGACACTGGGCCATGGACTGCAAGGGAAGAG TTCCACCGCCGACTGCTTCTGAGGATAAACCCGTGGAAGAGGAGCAATTTGAACTGCCCACTTTAGAGGAAGTCGCACGAGCTACTGGAACACTGAAGCCTCAGCCCATTG GATCTTCTGTCACTGCCACAGAAGAGCAACAAGAACAAGTGGCCAGTCAGAGTAAAGATGAGGTTTTGCTGAACGTCATCCGCCCTGACTATGAACGACCCCCGGTTCCTCCTCGCATGGAACCCCTGTATCCTGCTGACGATGATGGAAAAGTCCAGG CTACGCCTGATGCTGTCTTCGCTGCTTTGAAAGATCTGGGTTATCAATCCTTCCGGCCTGGACAGGAGGAAGCCATCATGAGGATCCTTTCAG GTCTTTCCACTCTGGTCGTGTTGTCCACTGGGATGGGAAAATCTCTGTGCTATCAGCTTCCAGCTTACCTGTACGCTCAGAGATCCAGATGCATCACGTTGGTGATTTCTCCTCTCGTCTCACTCATGGACGACCAG TTGTCAGGCCTGCCCGCTAAGATGAAAGCTGCTTGCATTCACTCCAACATGACGATGAAACAGAGAGAAGCTGCTGTGGAGAAG GTAAAGTCTGGTGAAGTCTACGTTCTGCTGTTGTCTCCTGAAGCTCTGGTTGGTGGAGGAAGTTCTGGTTCTGGCTGCCTTCCGTCTGCACAAGAGCTTCCCCCTGTGGCCTTTGCTTGTATAGACGAGGCTCATTGCGTCTCCGAGTGGTCGCACAACTTCCGACCGTGCTACCTGAGACTCTGTAAA GTTCTCCGTGAGCGTTTAGGGGTCCACTGTCTGCTGGGACTCACTGCCACAGCGACATTGTCCACCGCTCTGGACATTGCTCAGCACCTGGAGATCACTGACCAGGATGGTATCGCAGTCCGATCCGCTGCTGTCCCGCCGAACCTCAACTTGTCTGTGTCTATGGACCGGGAGAAGGATCAG GCCTTAGTGTCTTTACTGAAAGGCGATCGTTTTGGTTGCCTGAACTCCATCATCGTCTACTGCACTCGGAGAGAGGAGACAACTCGTGTGGCTGCCCTGCTGAGAACATGCCTGCAGGGGGTGCTGTTGAAAGAGAATCCTGAAGTCAGTCAGACGCAAAATAAAGCAGGAGACCGAAAGAAGCTCCTAG CGAGGAAGAAGATCCGCAAACCTCTCAAATGGCAGGCGGAGTCTTACCACGCCGGACTCTCTGGGTCAGAACGTCGGCGAGTCCAGAACAACTTCATGTGTGGGGAGCTGAGAATCGTGGTGGCCACTGTGGCGTTTGGTATGGGCCTCGACAAGTCTGATGTGCGGGGTATTGTTCACTACAACATGCCAAAG AGCTTTGAGAGTTATGTTCAGGAGATCGGGCGAGCAGGCAGAGATGGAGAACCGGCTCACTGTCACCTCTTTTTAGACCCTGAA GCCTCTGACCTGCATGAACTCCGCCGTCACATTTACTCAGACACCGTCGACTACTTCACTGTAAAGAGGCTGGTCCAGAAAGTTTTCCCCTCATGTAAATGCAGACAGATTCACCAGAGGCAGCAGGAACTGACAAAG GACATCGAGGACTCAGAAATGCTGGAGATGATGGATCTGTGTGAGGTGGAGAGGACTTCTGATGCTTGCTACCTGCAGGACACA gagGAAAATTTAAAAGGTGCAGATCGGCGTACTGGCCAGGAAAACAATTCAGAAGAAGGGGAGACAGAAGAGGATGTAAGACCAGCTGAGATCGACGGGGCAGAGAAACAAGCAGAAGTGCCGGTGATGACTGGCggtgaccagcagggggagccagTGAAGGAGGCATATCGCTGGCCAGAGGAACGAGTGTGTCACACTCATGAAAGAGCAGTTCCTATCCAGGAGACCATCGAGGCACTGGACATCACTGAGGAGG GGATTGAAACCCTGCTGTGCTACTTGGAGCTTCATCCACAGCGCTTTGTGGAACTGCTCCACTCCACCCTGTCCGTGTGTAAGGTCAGCTGTTACAACGGGCCAAGACAGCTCcagaaaatcaccaaaat CTGCCCTCCTGTCGCAGTGGTTCTGGCCCGGAGGCGGATGTCCGGCGAGCGAGTGGAGACCTGCGATCAGTTGGAGTTCGATGTTGTGGAGGTGGCCGACACTATGGGGTGGCAGCTTCCTCTGGTCAAGAGAGGCCTGAGGCAGCTGCAGTGGAGCACTGACCAAA CTGGTGGTCGTAGTGGCATCATGGTGGAATTCTCATCGCCATCCTTCTACTTTCGTTCCTTCGGAGACTTGAGTGACGAGGAGATGGACAGAGTTTGTCAGTTTCTTCATAACCGAGTACAGGAACAAGAGAAGACGCAGCTTTATCAGCTGACTGCCTGTTTCAAGGCCTTTAAAAG TGTGGCATTCCGGAGCGTGATGCCGTGTGTGGACGCCCTGGACGAGGGCCGCAGCGTCCAGCTGAAGAGTCTCTTGGCTGAGTATTTTGACAAGAGGAGAGACCGAGAACACACGCTGCAGCCTCTGGACGTGGACGAGCTTGACAAGTTCAAG TTCATCGACTGGGAGAATCAGATTCGTGCCGACATCAGGAGTTTCCTTTCCACCAGAAGTGATGAGAAGTTTTCTGGACGAGCCATAGCTCGGATCTTCCATGGGATTG GAAGTCCTTGTTTCCCTGCTCAAGTCTATGGAAGAGACAGGCGCTTCTGGAGAAAGTACATCCAATTTGACTTCAATCAGCTGATTCGTCTGGCCACTCAGGAGATCATCCGCTTTAAATAA
- the recql4 gene encoding ATP-dependent DNA helicase Q4 isoform X1, producing MDRYNEVKHLLKNWEQGFYTQHLRKPNKEDIDQAPEETRSLYKEYRHLKHAKENNDTRERVPEESVTSTQQPTAEKSSGCWGAHLNRNMMPTPSPKLTAEDKEGLQSSAQYYGLKLKSNLATLGKERSISLKKPSNRGRLPLNALKDGPSAQADDTSPSAAKNTSHISEPGPFSPRSTKPGSFSTPSLHPEEPEEEFEPFQTIKEPSKLSGDTSAAKPAGNSSLCRTPIRNCPSLLSSHSAPEATSPTDSPEKFIKTKDDANDKYLGMKMRNGILGSPQNVGGFRGGLGCKVTPARPSPANRLSAVDRQWLERCQVFGEMGAEDKPGAGNKDVTLTKSDADRGKDRKPEDTTEVAINVPGTSENLKENQNENTIERQSRGDITTKSLKDDCEENPKPPTRKNKGRKRQREGEDTDVGTAEVEEGGMKKRRRNVTKSEENKDSQDGGDKKKRKSRKKENGDAETEDEKAPKDQKKMPQENLLGEIEEEYGSKRGFRVQTSRASMKGAEGNYVKINLKKKSHVKGYALRGSFLRKQLYAQKFQLKGERFGGGGGFFGRGRRGGFRGGHSRQSDTCYKCGGTGHWAMDCKGRVPPPTASEDKPVEEEQFELPTLEEVARATGTLKPQPIGSSVTATEEQQEQVASQSKDEVLLNVIRPDYERPPVPPRMEPLYPADDDGKVQATPDAVFAALKDLGYQSFRPGQEEAIMRILSGLSTLVVLSTGMGKSLCYQLPAYLYAQRSRCITLVISPLVSLMDDQLSGLPAKMKAACIHSNMTMKQREAAVEKVKSGEVYVLLLSPEALVGGGSSGSGCLPSAQELPPVAFACIDEAHCVSEWSHNFRPCYLRLCKVLRERLGVHCLLGLTATATLSTALDIAQHLEITDQDGIAVRSAAVPPNLNLSVSMDREKDQALVSLLKGDRFGCLNSIIVYCTRREETTRVAALLRTCLQGVLLKENPEVSQTQNKAGDRKKLLARKKIRKPLKWQAESYHAGLSGSERRRVQNNFMCGELRIVVATVAFGMGLDKSDVRGIVHYNMPKSFESYVQEIGRAGRDGEPAHCHLFLDPEASDLHELRRHIYSDTVDYFTVKRLVQKVFPSCKCRQIHQRQQELTKDIEDSEMLEMMDLCEVERTSDACYLQDTEENLKGADRRTGQENNSEEGETEEDVRPAEIDGAEKQAEVPVMTGGDQQGEPVKEAYRWPEERVCHTHERAVPIQETIEALDITEEGIETLLCYLELHPQRFVELLHSTLSVCKVSCYNGPRQLQKITKICPPVAVVLARRRMSGERVETCDQLEFDVVEVADTMGWQLPLVKRGLRQLQWSTDQTGGRSGIMVEFSSPSFYFRSFGDLSDEEMDRVCQFLHNRVQEQEKTQLYQLTACFKAFKSVAFRSVMPCVDALDEGRSVQLKSLLAEYFDKRRDREHTLQPLDVDELDKFKFIDWENQIRADIRSFLSTRSDEKFSGRAIARIFHGIGSPCFPAQVYGRDRRFWRKYIQFDFNQLIRLATQEIIRFK from the exons ATGGATCGCTACAACGAGGTGAAGCACCTGCTGAAAAACTGGGAGCAGGGATTTTACACACAGCACCTGAGGAAGCCCAACAAA GAAGACATCGACCAAGCACCGGAGGAGACCAGAA GTCTGTATAAAGAGTATAGACATTTGAAGCATGCGAAGGAGAACaatgacaccagagaaagagtCCCTGAGGAGTCAGTCACTTCAACCCAGCAACCTACTGCAGAGAAA AGCTCAGGATGCTGGGGTGCCCATCTAAATCGCAATATGATGCCAACACCCTCACCCAAACTGACAGCTGAAGACAAGGAGGGTCTTCAGAGCTCTGCACAGTACTATGGGTTAAAGCTTAAGAGCAACCTTGCTACACTTGGCAAG GAGCGCTCTATATCACTGAAGAAGCCATCAAATCGTGGTCGACTTCCCCTAAACGCTCTTAAAGATGGTCCAAGTGCCCAGGCAGATGACACTTCTCCTTCTGCTGCCAAAAACACGTCACATATTTCAGAACCTGGACCCTTTTCACCCAG AAGCACCAAGCCAGGCTCGTTTTCTACACCTTCTCTCCATCCAGAAGAACCAGAAGAGGAATTTGAACCGTTTCAAACTATCAAAGAACCGTCTAAACTTTCTGGAGACACCAGTGCAGCCAAACCTGCTGGGAATTCTTCTCTATGTAGAACTCCAATAAGAAACTGCCCATCTCTTTTATCGTCACATTCTGCTCCCGAAGCAACTTCACCAACAGATTCTCCTGAAAAATTCATTAAAACCAAAGATGATGCTAATGACAAGTATCTTGGAATGAAAATGCGTAATGGAATACTGGGCAGCCCACAAAATGTTGGAGGCTTCAGGGGTGGGCTGGGTTGTAAAGTCACCCCGGCAAGACCCTCGCCTGCCAACAGGTTGAGCGCTGTGGACAGACAGTGGCTGGAAAGATGTCAGGTTTTTGGAGAAATGGGAGCTGAGGATAAACCCGGGGCTGGCAACAAGGATGTGACTCTGACCAAGAGTGATGCAGACAGAGGAAAGGACAGAAAGCCAGAGGACACAACAGAAGTAGCGATAAATGTTCCTGGAACATCAGAAAATCTTAAAGAGAACCAGAATGAGAACACTATAGAAAGACAGAGTAGAGGGGATATAACAACAAAGTCACTGAAAGACGACTGCGAGGAAAATCCAAAACCACCTACAAGAAAGAACAAAGgcagaaagagacagagagaaggcgAGGACACGGACGTCGGCACAGCCGaggtggaggaaggaggaaTGAAAAAGCGACGGAGAAATGTTACAAAgagtgaagaaaacaaagactCTCAAGATGGAGGTgacaaaaagaagaggaaaagtagaaagaaagaaaatggggATGCTGAGACTGAAGATGAAAAAGCACCCAAAGATCAAAAGAAG ATGCCTCAGGAGAACCTCTTGGGTGAAATAGAGGAGGAGTATGGATCCAAGAGAGGTTTTCGTGTGCAGACCTCTCGAGCCAG TATGAAAGGTGCCGAGGGAAactatgtaaaaataaatctgaagaaGAAATCCCACGTTAAAGGATACGCACTGAGAGGCAGCTTTCTGCGTAAACAG TTGTATGCACAGAAGTTCCAGCTGAAAGGAGAGCGGTTTGGTGGTGGCGGGGGATTCTTTGGccgagggaggagaggaggcttCAGAGGGGGGCATAGCCGTCAGAGCGACACCTGCTACAAGTGTGGCGGCACAGGACACTGGGCCATGGACTGCAAGGGAAGAG TTCCACCGCCGACTGCTTCTGAGGATAAACCCGTGGAAGAGGAGCAATTTGAACTGCCCACTTTAGAGGAAGTCGCACGAGCTACTGGAACACTGAAGCCTCAGCCCATTG GATCTTCTGTCACTGCCACAGAAGAGCAACAAGAACAAGTGGCCAGTCAGAGTAAAGATGAGGTTTTGCTGAACGTCATCCGCCCTGACTATGAACGACCCCCGGTTCCTCCTCGCATGGAACCCCTGTATCCTGCTGACGATGATGGAAAAGTCCAGG CTACGCCTGATGCTGTCTTCGCTGCTTTGAAAGATCTGGGTTATCAATCCTTCCGGCCTGGACAGGAGGAAGCCATCATGAGGATCCTTTCAG GTCTTTCCACTCTGGTCGTGTTGTCCACTGGGATGGGAAAATCTCTGTGCTATCAGCTTCCAGCTTACCTGTACGCTCAGAGATCCAGATGCATCACGTTGGTGATTTCTCCTCTCGTCTCACTCATGGACGACCAG TTGTCAGGCCTGCCCGCTAAGATGAAAGCTGCTTGCATTCACTCCAACATGACGATGAAACAGAGAGAAGCTGCTGTGGAGAAG GTAAAGTCTGGTGAAGTCTACGTTCTGCTGTTGTCTCCTGAAGCTCTGGTTGGTGGAGGAAGTTCTGGTTCTGGCTGCCTTCCGTCTGCACAAGAGCTTCCCCCTGTGGCCTTTGCTTGTATAGACGAGGCTCATTGCGTCTCCGAGTGGTCGCACAACTTCCGACCGTGCTACCTGAGACTCTGTAAA GTTCTCCGTGAGCGTTTAGGGGTCCACTGTCTGCTGGGACTCACTGCCACAGCGACATTGTCCACCGCTCTGGACATTGCTCAGCACCTGGAGATCACTGACCAGGATGGTATCGCAGTCCGATCCGCTGCTGTCCCGCCGAACCTCAACTTGTCTGTGTCTATGGACCGGGAGAAGGATCAG GCCTTAGTGTCTTTACTGAAAGGCGATCGTTTTGGTTGCCTGAACTCCATCATCGTCTACTGCACTCGGAGAGAGGAGACAACTCGTGTGGCTGCCCTGCTGAGAACATGCCTGCAGGGGGTGCTGTTGAAAGAGAATCCTGAAGTCAGTCAGACGCAAAATAAAGCAGGAGACCGAAAGAAGCTCCTAG CGAGGAAGAAGATCCGCAAACCTCTCAAATGGCAGGCGGAGTCTTACCACGCCGGACTCTCTGGGTCAGAACGTCGGCGAGTCCAGAACAACTTCATGTGTGGGGAGCTGAGAATCGTGGTGGCCACTGTGGCGTTTGGTATGGGCCTCGACAAGTCTGATGTGCGGGGTATTGTTCACTACAACATGCCAAAG AGCTTTGAGAGTTATGTTCAGGAGATCGGGCGAGCAGGCAGAGATGGAGAACCGGCTCACTGTCACCTCTTTTTAGACCCTGAA GCCTCTGACCTGCATGAACTCCGCCGTCACATTTACTCAGACACCGTCGACTACTTCACTGTAAAGAGGCTGGTCCAGAAAGTTTTCCCCTCATGTAAATGCAGACAGATTCACCAGAGGCAGCAGGAACTGACAAAG GACATCGAGGACTCAGAAATGCTGGAGATGATGGATCTGTGTGAGGTGGAGAGGACTTCTGATGCTTGCTACCTGCAGGACACA gagGAAAATTTAAAAGGTGCAGATCGGCGTACTGGCCAGGAAAACAATTCAGAAGAAGGGGAGACAGAAGAGGATGTAAGACCAGCTGAGATCGACGGGGCAGAGAAACAAGCAGAAGTGCCGGTGATGACTGGCggtgaccagcagggggagccagTGAAGGAGGCATATCGCTGGCCAGAGGAACGAGTGTGTCACACTCATGAAAGAGCAGTTCCTATCCAGGAGACCATCGAGGCACTGGACATCACTGAGGAGG GGATTGAAACCCTGCTGTGCTACTTGGAGCTTCATCCACAGCGCTTTGTGGAACTGCTCCACTCCACCCTGTCCGTGTGTAAGGTCAGCTGTTACAACGGGCCAAGACAGCTCcagaaaatcaccaaaat CTGCCCTCCTGTCGCAGTGGTTCTGGCCCGGAGGCGGATGTCCGGCGAGCGAGTGGAGACCTGCGATCAGTTGGAGTTCGATGTTGTGGAGGTGGCCGACACTATGGGGTGGCAGCTTCCTCTGGTCAAGAGAGGCCTGAGGCAGCTGCAGTGGAGCACTGACCAAA CTGGTGGTCGTAGTGGCATCATGGTGGAATTCTCATCGCCATCCTTCTACTTTCGTTCCTTCGGAGACTTGAGTGACGAGGAGATGGACAGAGTTTGTCAGTTTCTTCATAACCGAGTACAGGAACAAGAGAAGACGCAGCTTTATCAGCTGACTGCCTGTTTCAAGGCCTTTAAAAG TGTGGCATTCCGGAGCGTGATGCCGTGTGTGGACGCCCTGGACGAGGGCCGCAGCGTCCAGCTGAAGAGTCTCTTGGCTGAGTATTTTGACAAGAGGAGAGACCGAGAACACACGCTGCAGCCTCTGGACGTGGACGAGCTTGACAAGTTCAAG TTCATCGACTGGGAGAATCAGATTCGTGCCGACATCAGGAGTTTCCTTTCCACCAGAAGTGATGAGAAGTTTTCTGGACGAGCCATAGCTCGGATCTTCCATGGGATTG GAAGTCCTTGTTTCCCTGCTCAAGTCTATGGAAGAGACAGGCGCTTCTGGAGAAAGTACATCCAATTTGACTTCAATCAGCTGATTCGTCTGGCCACTCAGGAGATCATCCGCTTTAAATAA